The sequence CTACGGGGCGGGAAGAGTTTTTCGCCCCCGCGATCCGACCCATGCGATGAATGCGAGGGAGGAATAATACGCAAGGAACTCCACCGCCTTGGCCCAGTAGGTGATTTTTTCCTCCCCGCCGGTGCAGCCGCAGCGAATGTCCAGCCCGCGCCACCATGCGGAGCCGACGGCAAGGGCGAAGACCGTGACGAAGCCGAACATAGCCAGCCAGGAGCCCTTGCGCAGCACCCCGAGCATGAAGCAGATCCCCGCCACGATCTCCGCCCATGGCAGGATGTAGGCGACGGCCACCGACATACCCTCTCCGACAAGCTTGTAGTTCGCGATGTCCACCGCGAAGCGATCCAGCCCGCTGACGAAAAGTTTCTCGCCACCCGCGTAGGTGAAATACGCGCCCATCGCCACCCGCAGCGCCAGCGCGAGCATTTCGTCCTTCCGCATTTCCATGGCCGCAATATCTCGCACAAGGGTGGCGCTTGTCACGGATTTCCCAACATCGGCGGCATGTGCCATTCGCCGATCACACATCTTCACGGAATCCGGCTGCCAGGGCGGTTTCACATGTGGTTTGACAAACGGTACGGCGAGAACAGAATGGGTATGTGAACTTAAACCGGATCTTTTTGTTGGCGGTCGCATTTGTAACTTCCGCATCCGGTGCCGGAGCACCCCGCGGGTCCTTCACTGCCGGGGAATATGAAGCAGCAAAGGCGACGGCCAAGGAATCCGGCAAGCCCATCGCGATTGTCATCACGAACATCGTGTCCAGCTGCCCGAAATGCCTTGCGGGCAACGAGATGGTCTTCAAGCGGATGAAATCGGACTACGTTCTGGTCATCGACGATGACGCGGCCAAGCAGGGTGGGACGCTGCCCAAGAACATCAAGCAACTCACCTATCCGATCTACAAATCGAAGGGCAACATCATCCCCATCGTCGCCGTGCTCTCCCCGGAGAACGAAAAGCTGCTAGGTGGCCTGTGCTACAAACAGATCTCCGGGGATGGCGGCAAGGCCTTCAAGACCCTTGATGCGGAGGTGGCAAACGAAATCGCCAATCTCCCGCCCGCCGAGGAAACCAGCCCGGCACCAGGGACACATGTGGCGAACCATGGCATGCAGGATTGGACAAACTCCGAAGGGAAGACGATCCGTGCGGAGGCCGTTTCCCGCACAGGATCATCCGTGAAGCTCAGGCTGCAAAACGGGAAGACGGTCGATTACCCCTTGGACAAGCTATCGGAAGATAGCCGCAAGCTGGTTTCCGACACCCTGGGCGACAACTAGCGGCATTCAGTCCCCGCTCTTGAGCACCTTGATGAAGGCGTCCTGCGGGATGTTCACCTTGCCGAACATCTTCATCTTCTTCTTCCCCTCCTTCTGCTTCTCGAGCAGCTTGCGCTTCCGGGAAATGTCTCCGCCGTAGCACTTCGCGGTGACGTTTTTCCGCATCGCGGAGATCGATTCGCGGGCGACGATCTTGCCGCCGACGGCCGCCTGGATGGCGACGACGAAAAGGTGGGACGGGATCACCTCCTTCAGGCGCTCGGCGAGCTTGCGGCCGTATCCCTCCGCCTTGTCGCGGTGGACGATGGTCGAGAAGGCCTCCACCGGATCGCCGGCGATGAGCATGTCCATCTTCACCATCTTCGCGGCGCGGTAGCCCGCATGCTCGTAGTCCATGGAGCCGTAGCCCTTGGTCTGGGACTTCAGGCGGTCGTTGAAATCGACGAGGATTTCAGAAAGCGGCAGCACGCAGGAAAGCATGACGCGCATGTCGTCGATGGTCTCCGTGTTGGTGACCTCGCCGCGTTTCTCGAGGACGAGCTGCATCATGTCGCCGATGTATTCGCCGGGCACCATGATGTAGACGTTGACGATGGGCTCGCGGATTTCCTGGATCACCTGGGTCTCGGGGAAGAGCGTCGGGTTATCCACCACCACTTCCGTCCCATCGGTGAGATCGACGTGATAGATCACGGAGGGGTAGGTGGATATGACATCCATGTCGAACTCCCGCCGCAGCCTTTCCTGGATGATCTCCATGTGGAGCAGGCCGAGGAAGCCGCAGCGGAAACCGAAGCCCAGCGCGGTGGAGCTCTCCTGGGAGAATGTGAAGGCGGGGTCGTTGATCTGGAGCTTGCCCATCGCCGTTTTCAGCGCCTCGTAGTCCGAGGAATCGACCGGATAGATCCCGGAGAAAACCATGGGCTGGATCTCCTTGTAGCCGGGCAGCGCCTCGGCGCAGGGATGTGTGGAATCGGTCATCGTGTCGCCGATCTTCACCTCGGCGGCGGATTTCATGTTGGCGATGACGTAGCCAACATCCCCCGCGCCGAGAATGTCGCGGGCGCTCATTTTCGGGGTGAAGACGCCGACCTCCTTGATCTCGTAGGTCTTGTCGGTGGCGAAAAGTTTGACCCGCTGGCCGCGCTTGATCGTGCCGGAAAACACCCGGACGTAGGAGACCACGCCGCGGTAGGTGTCGTAGAGGGAGTCGAAAACGGTGGCGCGGAGCAGCTTGTCCGGGTTCTCAACCGGGGCGGGCACACGGGCGATGATGGCCTCCAGGATTTCCTCGATGCCGATGCCGGCCTTCGCCGAGGCGGGGATGCAGTCCTCCGCCGGGATGCAGAGGATGTCCTCAAGCTGCTTCTTGCACTTCGGCACGTCTGCGGCAGGCAGGTCAATCTTGTTGAGGACGGGGATGATCTTGAGGTTCTGCTGCTCGGCGAGGTGGAGGTTCGCGACGGTCTGCGCCTCGACCCCCTGCGCCGCATCAACCATCAGGATCGCGCCCTCGCAGGCGGCAAGCGCGCGCGAAACCTCATACGAGAAATCCACATGACCCGGCGTATCGAGCAGGTTGAGCTTGTAGGTTTTCCCGTCCTTCGCCTTGTATTCCATCGCGACGGGGTGGGACTTGATCGTGATCCCTTTCTCCCGCTCCAGATCCATCGAGTCGAGCTGCTGCGCGGAAGTCTCCCGCATCGTCACAGTGCTCGTCATCTCCATGAGCCGGTCGGAGAGCGTGGTTTTCCCGTGATCGATGTGGGCGATGATCGAGAAATTTCTGGTCAGTTCTGTGGACATGGGCGAAGCGGGCGCATGGATTGCACGAAATCGCCGGAATTGCAGCAAAAAATCGATTCTGCACAAGTCCTTGCTGAGCGGCTCGTTTCCTCAAAAATTGAGGCACGCCCCGAAGGGTCACACCGCCCTTAGGGGACTGCTATCTCCTTGATGCGCCAGAAGCGCGGCGAGGCATCCACAGTGAAGGGAAAAGTGACCGATGTTTCCGTAGTTGTGGCCGGTATCGCGCTACCGACATCCTCCCATGCCTCGGAATTGGTCAGGTCGGTGGTGGTCTGGAGCTGGTACGAGGTTCCGTCGGTGGAAGCCCAGGTGAGTGTTTTCTCTCCCGGCCCCGCATCAACAAATGCCACCAAAGGGATTTCGCGGGCCGGCTCACGGACGGCGAAGCGGTAATCCGTGCCCGAAGCACTCGTTATCGTGTAGGATGCGACGGGTTGGGAGGCGTTATCCAAGACGGAGGAAATCCCCTCCCAAGTCACCGTGTTCCCAAAGTCCACGGTCGCCGATCCGGTGCCTGCCCCCCCCGGCGGGCTGATGGAATTCCCGTTGGTGCCAAACGGGCTGCCGTCCGTTGTCGCGGAGCCGTCCACCCGCACGCCTATGTGGAAAGGCGTGCCGTAGG comes from Akkermansiaceae bacterium and encodes:
- a CDS encoding DoxX family membrane protein, which produces MAHAADVGKSVTSATLVRDIAAMEMRKDEMLALALRVAMGAYFTYAGGEKLFVSGLDRFAVDIANYKLVGEGMSVAVAYILPWAEIVAGICFMLGVLRKGSWLAMFGFVTVFALAVGSAWWRGLDIRCGCTGGEEKITYWAKAVEFLAYYSSLAFIAWVGSRGRKTLPAP
- the lepA gene encoding elongation factor 4, producing MSTELTRNFSIIAHIDHGKTTLSDRLMEMTSTVTMRETSAQQLDSMDLEREKGITIKSHPVAMEYKAKDGKTYKLNLLDTPGHVDFSYEVSRALAACEGAILMVDAAQGVEAQTVANLHLAEQQNLKIIPVLNKIDLPAADVPKCKKQLEDILCIPAEDCIPASAKAGIGIEEILEAIIARVPAPVENPDKLLRATVFDSLYDTYRGVVSYVRVFSGTIKRGQRVKLFATDKTYEIKEVGVFTPKMSARDILGAGDVGYVIANMKSAAEVKIGDTMTDSTHPCAEALPGYKEIQPMVFSGIYPVDSSDYEALKTAMGKLQINDPAFTFSQESSTALGFGFRCGFLGLLHMEIIQERLRREFDMDVISTYPSVIYHVDLTDGTEVVVDNPTLFPETQVIQEIREPIVNVYIMVPGEYIGDMMQLVLEKRGEVTNTETIDDMRVMLSCVLPLSEILVDFNDRLKSQTKGYGSMDYEHAGYRAAKMVKMDMLIAGDPVEAFSTIVHRDKAEGYGRKLAERLKEVIPSHLFVVAIQAAVGGKIVARESISAMRKNVTAKCYGGDISRKRKLLEKQKEGKKKMKMFGKVNIPQDAFIKVLKSGD